In one window of Macadamia integrifolia cultivar HAES 741 chromosome 2, SCU_Mint_v3, whole genome shotgun sequence DNA:
- the LOC122093157 gene encoding glutathione S-transferase TCHQD isoform X2, with protein sequence MQLYHHPYSLDSQKVRLALEENAIDYTSYHVNPLTGKNMESSFFRMNPSAKLPVFQNGSHIIYNTIEIIQYIERVTLVSLGVDHSVNSGEVNEWMQKIQNWNPKIFTLSHIPAKYRHFVSKFIRRVIIARMAESPDLASVYHLKLKAAYETEDKLQDPDVLRQSEEQLVRLLDDVETQLNETTYLAGSTRNKRQKF encoded by the exons ATGCAGCTGTATCATCATCCATACTCCTTGGACAGTCAGAAGGTGAGGCTTGCTTTGGAAGAGAATGCCATTGATTACACATCCTACCATGTCAATCCTCTCACAGGAAAGAACATGGAATCGTCTTTCTTTCGCATGAACCCAAGTGCAAAACTGCCTGTTTTCCAGAATGGTTCTCACATCATCTACAATACTATTGAGATAATACA GTACATAGAAAGAGTGACACTAGTATCTTTGGGTGTTGATCATTCCGTTAATAGTGGAGAAGTCAATGAATGGAtgcaaaaaatacaaaattggaACCCCAAGATATTCACTCTCTCTCACATCCCCGCCAAGTACCGGCATTTTGTTTCCAAATTCATAAGGCGGGTAATAATTGCTCGAATGGCTGAGTCTCCAGATCTAGCTAGTGTCTACCATCTTAAGCTTAAAGCTGCATATGAGACAGAAGACAAGTTGCAAGATCCAGATGTGTTGAGGCAGAGTGAGGAACAGCTGGTCCGACTGCTTGATGATGTAGAGACACAGCTGAATGAGACAACATATCTGGCAG GTAGTACAAGAAATAAAAGGCAAAAATTTTGA
- the LOC122093157 gene encoding glutathione S-transferase TCHQD isoform X1, which yields MQLYHHPYSLDSQKVRLALEENAIDYTSYHVNPLTGKNMESSFFRMNPSAKLPVFQNGSHIIYNTIEIIQYIERVTLVSLGVDHSVNSGEVNEWMQKIQNWNPKIFTLSHIPAKYRHFVSKFIRRVIIARMAESPDLASVYHLKLKAAYETEDKLQDPDVLRQSEEQLVRLLDDVETQLNETTYLAGDDFTMADVMLIPVLARIMLLNLEDEYILCRPRITKYWEVVKQRPSYEKVIGRYFTGWRKYRTLFKTFCFLCIRSVLKRY from the exons ATGCAGCTGTATCATCATCCATACTCCTTGGACAGTCAGAAGGTGAGGCTTGCTTTGGAAGAGAATGCCATTGATTACACATCCTACCATGTCAATCCTCTCACAGGAAAGAACATGGAATCGTCTTTCTTTCGCATGAACCCAAGTGCAAAACTGCCTGTTTTCCAGAATGGTTCTCACATCATCTACAATACTATTGAGATAATACA GTACATAGAAAGAGTGACACTAGTATCTTTGGGTGTTGATCATTCCGTTAATAGTGGAGAAGTCAATGAATGGAtgcaaaaaatacaaaattggaACCCCAAGATATTCACTCTCTCTCACATCCCCGCCAAGTACCGGCATTTTGTTTCCAAATTCATAAGGCGGGTAATAATTGCTCGAATGGCTGAGTCTCCAGATCTAGCTAGTGTCTACCATCTTAAGCTTAAAGCTGCATATGAGACAGAAGACAAGTTGCAAGATCCAGATGTGTTGAGGCAGAGTGAGGAACAGCTGGTCCGACTGCTTGATGATGTAGAGACACAGCTGAATGAGACAACATATCTGGCAGGTGATGACTTCACCATGGCTGATGTTATGCTGATTCCTGTTCTGGCTCGGATAATGCTTTTAAATTTGGAAGATGAGTATATTCTTTGCAGGCCTAGAATAACAAAATACTGGGAGGTTGTGAAGCAGAGGCCTAGTTATGAAAAGGTGATTGGGAGGTATTTTACAGGATGGAGAAAATACAGAACACTGTTCAAAACCTTTTGCTTCCTTTGCATCAGAAGTGTACTCAAGAGATACTGA